Proteins from one Bacteroides zhangwenhongii genomic window:
- a CDS encoding LicD family protein, translated as MLNENFLKEENISGYLVSKEMKEVWACELDMLERLLAVCLKYDLKCWADSGTLIGAVRHKGFIPWDDDIDMVMFRDDYDKLVKVADKEFTYPYFFQTIYSDEYYGNRHAQIRNSETAAIANPKSRFNQGVFIDIFVLDGVPDVPRTLQKHLRKVKVYKQLLKSVSKLISHFPKTLYRKCRWDKMLYARYEEVLRSAPVSETELVSTLSLNYKTRIKNRSCYDRTEYMDFENLKIPVPSGYDQILKIDFGDYMTPVHQPTLHGKLHFDTKRSYKEVLNF; from the coding sequence ATGTTGAATGAAAACTTTTTAAAAGAAGAAAATATCTCCGGATATTTGGTGTCGAAAGAAATGAAGGAGGTTTGGGCTTGTGAACTGGATATGTTGGAACGTTTACTTGCTGTTTGCCTGAAATATGATTTGAAGTGTTGGGCCGACTCCGGAACTCTGATTGGTGCTGTTCGGCATAAAGGGTTTATCCCTTGGGATGATGATATTGATATGGTAATGTTTAGGGATGATTATGATAAGCTTGTAAAAGTTGCCGATAAAGAATTTACATATCCTTATTTCTTTCAGACGATTTATTCAGATGAATATTATGGCAATCGTCATGCTCAAATACGAAATAGTGAGACAGCTGCTATTGCGAATCCTAAATCTCGTTTTAATCAAGGTGTATTTATTGACATATTTGTATTGGATGGAGTCCCCGATGTGCCCCGGACTTTACAGAAACATCTACGTAAAGTGAAAGTATACAAGCAACTGTTGAAGTCTGTGTCTAAATTAATATCTCATTTCCCGAAAACTTTATATCGAAAATGTCGTTGGGATAAGATGCTTTACGCTAGATATGAAGAGGTCTTACGAAGTGCCCCTGTGTCTGAAACGGAATTAGTGTCTACATTGTCATTAAATTATAAAACGAGGATAAAAAATCGTTCATGCTATGATAGAACTGAATATATGGATTTTGAGAATCTAAAAATACCCGTACCAAGTGGATATGATCAGATTCTGAAAATTGATTTTGGTGATTATATGACTCCTGTTCATCAACCGACATTGCATGGAAAATTACATTTTGATACTAAACGGAGTTATAAAGAAGTACTGAATTTTTAA
- the glf gene encoding UDP-galactopyranose mutase produces MNKKYDYLVVGAGLFGSVFAHQMTNAGKRCLVIDKRSHIGGNIYCENVDGIHVHQYGAHIFHTGNKQVWDYVNRFVVFNRYTNSPLANYKGELYNLPFNMNTFNKLWSVNTPQEAKAKIEEQRKEYAYIKSPANLEEQALTLCGKDIYQKLIKGYTEKQWGRPATELPAFIIRRLPFRFTYDNNYFNDEYQGIPKGGYNELINRLLENVEIRLNTNYFSARKELDKLADKILFTGCIDEFYDYRFGRLEYRSLRFEHERLEIDNYQGNAVVNYCEREIPYTRIIEHKHFEFGTQSCTVITREYPAAFTAENEPYYPVNDDTNMTLLKKYKDLANTTANVLFGGRLAQYAYFDMDDTVEAVLALVNNELRK; encoded by the coding sequence ATGAATAAGAAATATGATTACTTGGTGGTAGGCGCAGGACTGTTTGGCTCTGTATTTGCACATCAGATGACGAATGCTGGTAAACGTTGTTTGGTAATTGATAAACGTAGTCATATAGGTGGAAATATTTATTGCGAGAATGTGGATGGCATTCATGTGCATCAATATGGAGCTCATATATTTCATACGGGCAATAAGCAAGTTTGGGATTATGTAAACCGTTTTGTTGTCTTTAATCGCTATACTAACTCTCCATTAGCAAATTATAAAGGTGAATTATATAATCTGCCTTTTAATATGAATACTTTTAATAAGTTATGGAGCGTTAATACTCCTCAAGAGGCGAAAGCCAAGATTGAAGAGCAACGTAAAGAGTATGCATATATAAAATCTCCGGCCAATTTGGAAGAACAGGCTTTGACGCTTTGTGGAAAAGATATTTATCAGAAATTGATAAAAGGTTATACAGAAAAACAATGGGGACGTCCGGCAACGGAACTTCCTGCCTTTATTATCAGGAGGCTTCCTTTCCGTTTTACTTATGATAATAATTACTTCAATGATGAATATCAGGGAATTCCCAAAGGAGGATATAATGAATTGATAAATAGGTTGCTTGAAAATGTTGAGATACGTTTAAATACGAATTATTTTTCTGCCCGTAAAGAATTGGATAAATTGGCTGATAAAATCTTATTTACCGGCTGTATAGATGAATTTTACGATTATCGTTTTGGGCGTTTAGAGTATCGTAGTCTTCGTTTTGAACATGAACGTCTTGAAATTGATAATTATCAGGGTAATGCTGTCGTAAATTATTGTGAAAGAGAGATTCCTTATACTCGTATTATTGAGCACAAACATTTTGAGTTTGGTACGCAATCTTGTACGGTGATTACCCGTGAATATCCTGCGGCTTTTACTGCTGAAAACGAACCCTATTATCCAGTGAATGATGATACTAATATGACGCTTTTAAAGAAATATAAAGATTTGGCGAATACTACGGCGAATGTTTTGTTTGGCGGGCGTTTGGCTCAATATGCTTATTTTGATATGGATGACACGGTGGAGGCTGTATTGGCTTTGGTTAACAATGAATTAAGAAAATAA